TCGGGCGAGCACGTTGCGTGCCGTCCCCGTGCCCACTCGGTTGGTCATGCGTATCCGCACGCTCGGGCTCAGCCCGCTACGGATCTGGCGCAGCAGCCTCTCGCCGTCCTCCAATCCGATCCCGAGACTCGGGATCGGCGCGAAGTTGTCGGCACACACGCCGGTGCGCGGCAGTGGCCCCGCAGCCGAGGAATAGATCATCAGACCCGCCGCCCCGAACTCAGCAGCCAGCGCGAGCTTCTCGGAACGGTGCAGCGCGCGCTTGCCAGGTGCCGCTCCTTCGTCACACAGAGCGACCGCTCCCGGCACGCGTTCGCGCAGGCGCTCGAAGTCTTCTCGGTCGCCGTGCCCGACGTCCAGCACCTCGGCTTGCAGGTCGGCGGACGCGGGCGAGTTCCCGTGGGCGAGTGCGGTCAGGCGCCAACTGGACGGCCCGAGGACTTCCGCCTCCAGCGGTCCGCGCTGCCACACCGCGACCGGGAACTCCTCGAACCACACCCGGTCGAGTCCCCAGTCGGCGAACAGGGCCCGACTCCATTCCTCGGCCAGTCGCCCGCTCTCGGCGCCGGACGTGCGACCACCCACGGTGTCGCACAAGCGTCCGAGTTCGCAATAAGCTTTGGGGCGCCCGAAGCACTCGGCCAGAAGACAGTCGAGGGTAGATGCAGAGATGACGGGGTCGGGGGGAGAAGCAGCGTCCATGCCCTCAGATTATCTGCCCAGGCCGCGCTTCCTTCCAGCGTCCCGAAAGGTGACGGGGGGTTCGTCCTCTCGGCGATGTGCTCTTGGACGATGTGCTTGCAATAGAGGGGCCTTCTCTCTATGCCCTGGCTCGCGTCCGCCGGCTAGCACGGCCCCATCAACTACCACACGACCAC
The Fimbriimonadia bacterium genome window above contains:
- a CDS encoding M20/M25/M40 family metallo-hydrolase; this translates as MDAASPPDPVISASTLDCLLAECFGRPKAYCELGRLCDTVGGRTSGAESGRLAEEWSRALFADWGLDRVWFEEFPVAVWQRGPLEAEVLGPSSWRLTALAHGNSPASADLQAEVLDVGHGDREDFERLRERVPGAVALCDEGAAPGKRALHRSEKLALAAEFGAAGLMIYSSAAGPLPRTGVCADNFAPIPSLGIGLEDGERLLRQIRSGLSPSVRIRMTNRVGTGTARNVLARLDGRDSDEVVLAGAHLDSWDVAQGAVDNGLGCAIVLEAARALAALGERPRRNIVFALWAAEEVGICGSYEYARTHRDELAKHTAVMNFDMTGDPYGYWTPMRQEPEPMLRGLARQLAPVGMREEFAYEPGLHSDHQAFMLAGVPVVCLMAKLPNDAGRYYHSAGDTFDKVSQPAMCRAAMVAAATLWALADSPEPPMRHLTADEIRRHMEKASLLEALNEKDWVLGPPA